One region of Asterias rubens chromosome 5, eAstRub1.3, whole genome shotgun sequence genomic DNA includes:
- the LOC117290990 gene encoding zinc finger matrin-type protein 5-like, which yields MKRYYCDYCDKSFPDNKQNRRKHMKGGQHQSNEKLHYLNFKAPEEILEEESTKTPCQRFYRTGECSFGVICRFSHLTTQRRHELLNEIEERKHIEASQTKPGEKTNPTVEDWLESRTKRRRTEKETSQTGGGEVDDGSSDDSMGVGSLPPVLRGIPDLPPSLLPPSVESLLRIKDVEWG from the exons ATGAAGCGGTATTACTGTGATTATTGCGATAAATCCTTTCCAGACAACAAGCAGAACCGACGAAAGCACATGAAAGGTGGACAGCATCAATCAAATGAGAAGCTCCATTATCTGAATTTCAAAG CTCCTGAAGAAATCTTGGAGGAGGAATCCACAAAAACGCCCTGCCAGAGATTTTATCGAACAG GTGAATGCAGTTTTGGCGTAATCTGCAGGTTCTCCCACTTAACAACGCAGAGAAGACACGAGCTCCTAAATG AAATTGAAGAGAGAAAGCATATTGAAGCGTCACAAACAAAGCCTGGAGAGAAGACTAATCCTACAGTGGAAGACTGGCTAGAGAGTAGAACCAAGAGAAGGAGGACTGAAAAAGAGACTAGCCAAACAGGGGGAGGAGAGGTGGATGATGGATCATCAGATGACAGCATGGGTGTAGGCAGTCTACCACCTGTACTAAGAGGCATACCAGATCTTCCACCATCTCTTCTCCCGCCCTCTGTAGAAAGCCTGTTGCGGATTAAAGATGTGGAGTGGGGTTGA